A section of the Cottoperca gobio chromosome 17, fCotGob3.1, whole genome shotgun sequence genome encodes:
- the cirbpa gene encoding cold inducible RNA binding protein a isoform X4, protein MSDEGKLFIGGLSFDTTDESLSAAFCKYGVIESVAVIRDKETGKSRGFGFVKYENAEDAKDALDGMNCKSLDGRSIRVDEAGKGSRVRGSSNPGQRAPRSGYGGRGGGYNCDRSYSDRSYNDRSFGTEGRFSGGGGNQYRSAGGGGGGGGYSSYRDNRGHGPYSDRTSSYRDTYDSYATHE, encoded by the exons ATGTCGGACGAAGGTAAATTGTTCATCGGCGGGCTGAGCTTCGATACCACCGACGAGTCTCTGTCCGCGGCCTTCTGCAAATACGGAGTCATCGAAAGCG TGGCTGTGatcagagacaaagagacggGGAAATCTCGCGGTTTTGGCTTTGTGAAATACGAGAATGCAGAAGATGCTAAAGATGCACTGGATGGCATGAACTGCAAG TCTCTAGATGGTCGATCTATTCGCGTGGATGAAGCCGGAAAGGGTTCACGTGTCAGGGGATCTTCAAATCCCGGCCAAAGAGCACCACGTAGTGGATATGGCGGACGTG GAGGTGGATACAACTGCGACAGGAGCTACAGCGACAGGAGCTACAATGACAGAAGCTTTGGTACTGAGGGACGGTTTAGTGGCGGTGGAGGTAACCAGTACAGGAGTGCCGGTGGTGGTGGCGGCGGTGGTGGATACTCGAGCTACAGAGACAATAG GGGTCATGGTCCATACAGTGACCGCACTTCATCCTATCGAGATACATACGACAGCTATG CTACACACGAGTAA
- the cirbpa gene encoding cold inducible RNA binding protein a isoform X1, whose translation MSDEGKLFIGGLSFDTTDESLSAAFCKYGVIESVAVIRDKETGKSRGFGFVKYENAEDAKDALDGMNCKSLDGRSIRVDEAGKGSRVRGSSNPGQRAPRSGYGGRGRVGRSYSRGGGYNCDRSYSDRSYNDRSFGTEGRFSGGGGNQYRSAGGGGGGGGYSSYRDNRGHGPYSDRTSSYRDTYDSYATHE comes from the exons ATGTCGGACGAAGGTAAATTGTTCATCGGCGGGCTGAGCTTCGATACCACCGACGAGTCTCTGTCCGCGGCCTTCTGCAAATACGGAGTCATCGAAAGCG TGGCTGTGatcagagacaaagagacggGGAAATCTCGCGGTTTTGGCTTTGTGAAATACGAGAATGCAGAAGATGCTAAAGATGCACTGGATGGCATGAACTGCAAG TCTCTAGATGGTCGATCTATTCGCGTGGATGAAGCCGGAAAGGGTTCACGTGTCAGGGGATCTTCAAATCCCGGCCAAAGAGCACCACGTAGTGGATATGGCGGACGTGGTAGAGTTGGACGAAGTTACTCCAGAG GAGGTGGATACAACTGCGACAGGAGCTACAGCGACAGGAGCTACAATGACAGAAGCTTTGGTACTGAGGGACGGTTTAGTGGCGGTGGAGGTAACCAGTACAGGAGTGCCGGTGGTGGTGGCGGCGGTGGTGGATACTCGAGCTACAGAGACAATAG GGGTCATGGTCCATACAGTGACCGCACTTCATCCTATCGAGATACATACGACAGCTATG CTACACACGAGTAA
- the cirbpa gene encoding cold inducible RNA binding protein a isoform X3, producing MSDEGKLFIGGLSFDTTDESLSAAFCKYGVIESVAVIRDKETGKSRGFGFVKYENAEDAKDALDGMNCKSLDGRSIRVDEAGKGSRVRGSSNPGQRAPRSGYGGRGRVGRSYSRGGGYNCDRSYSDRSYNDRSFGTEGRFSGGGGNQYRSAGGGGGGGGYSSYRDNRGHGPYSDRTSSYRDTYDSYD from the exons ATGTCGGACGAAGGTAAATTGTTCATCGGCGGGCTGAGCTTCGATACCACCGACGAGTCTCTGTCCGCGGCCTTCTGCAAATACGGAGTCATCGAAAGCG TGGCTGTGatcagagacaaagagacggGGAAATCTCGCGGTTTTGGCTTTGTGAAATACGAGAATGCAGAAGATGCTAAAGATGCACTGGATGGCATGAACTGCAAG TCTCTAGATGGTCGATCTATTCGCGTGGATGAAGCCGGAAAGGGTTCACGTGTCAGGGGATCTTCAAATCCCGGCCAAAGAGCACCACGTAGTGGATATGGCGGACGTGGTAGAGTTGGACGAAGTTACTCCAGAG GAGGTGGATACAACTGCGACAGGAGCTACAGCGACAGGAGCTACAATGACAGAAGCTTTGGTACTGAGGGACGGTTTAGTGGCGGTGGAGGTAACCAGTACAGGAGTGCCGGTGGTGGTGGCGGCGGTGGTGGATACTCGAGCTACAGAGACAATAG GGGTCATGGTCCATACAGTGACCGCACTTCATCCTATCGAGATACATACGACAGCTATG
- the cirbpa gene encoding cold inducible RNA binding protein a isoform X2: MSDEGKLFIGGLSFDTTDESLSAAFCKYGVIESVAVIRDKETGKSRGFGFVKYENAEDAKDALDGMNCKSLDGRSIRVDEAGKGSRVRGSSNPGQRAPRSGYGGRGRVGRSYSRGGGYNCDRSYSDRSYNDRSFGTEGRFSGGGGNQYRSAGGGGGGGGYSSYRDNRGHGPYSDRTSSYRDTYDSYDW; this comes from the exons ATGTCGGACGAAGGTAAATTGTTCATCGGCGGGCTGAGCTTCGATACCACCGACGAGTCTCTGTCCGCGGCCTTCTGCAAATACGGAGTCATCGAAAGCG TGGCTGTGatcagagacaaagagacggGGAAATCTCGCGGTTTTGGCTTTGTGAAATACGAGAATGCAGAAGATGCTAAAGATGCACTGGATGGCATGAACTGCAAG TCTCTAGATGGTCGATCTATTCGCGTGGATGAAGCCGGAAAGGGTTCACGTGTCAGGGGATCTTCAAATCCCGGCCAAAGAGCACCACGTAGTGGATATGGCGGACGTGGTAGAGTTGGACGAAGTTACTCCAGAG GAGGTGGATACAACTGCGACAGGAGCTACAGCGACAGGAGCTACAATGACAGAAGCTTTGGTACTGAGGGACGGTTTAGTGGCGGTGGAGGTAACCAGTACAGGAGTGCCGGTGGTGGTGGCGGCGGTGGTGGATACTCGAGCTACAGAGACAATAG GGGTCATGGTCCATACAGTGACCGCACTTCATCCTATCGAGATACATACGACAGCTATG